Sequence from the Stenotrophomonas sp. 364 genome:
CAAGGCCGAAGTGAGCCTGCGCGACCAGAAGGGCACGGTGCTGCCGACCCAGGCCGCCAAGGGCCAGGTGTTCGACACCGACGTCTACGCCAAGCAGCTGCACAGCGCCGATGACGCGATCCACGCGATCATCCAGCGCAACCTGCCGCAGCAGGCCAAGGCGAGCTGAGGTCACCATGTCCGCCCAAGCTCCAGCCGCGCCCGGCAATCCGGGCGCACCGGCGGCGCCCAGTGCGGCCGCCGGCTTCCTGCCACCGAGTGTGGCCCTGTGCACCGTGGGGCTGGCGATGGCCTCGTTCATGCAGGTGCTCGACACCACCATCGCCAACGTGTCGCTGCCCACCATCGCCGGTAACCTCGGCGCCAGTTCGCAGCAGGCCACCTGGGTGATCACCTCGTTCGCGGTGAGCACCGCGATCGCGCTGCCCCTGACCGGTTGGCTCAGCCGCCGCTTCGGCGAACGCAAGCTGTTCGTCTGGGCGACGCTGGCCTTCGTGATCACCTCGCTGCTGTGCGGTCTGGCCCAGAGCATGGGCATGCTGGTGCTGTCGCGCGCGCTGCAGGGCTTCGTCGCCGGTCCGATGTACCCGATCACGCAGTCGTTGCTGGTGTCGATCTACCCGCGCGAGAAACGCGGGCAGGCGCTGGCGCTGCTGGCCATGATCACGGTGGTGGCACCGATCTGCGGCCCGATCCTGGGCGGCTGGATCACCGACAACTACAGTTGGGAATGGATCTTCCTGATCAATGTGCCGTTGGGCATCTTCGCGGCGATGGTGGTGGGCAGCCAGTTGAAGGGCCGCCCGGAGCACATCGAGAAGCCCAAGATGGATTACGTCGGCCTGATCACGCTGGTGATCGGTGTGGGCGCGCTGCAGCTGGTGCTCGACCTGGGCAACGACGAAGACTGGTTCGCTTCGACCAAGATCGTGGTGCTGGCCTGCGTGGCGGTGGTGGCACTGGCGGTGTTCCTGATCTGGGAGTTGACCGACAAGGATCCGATCGTGGACCTGAAGCTGTTCCGGCACCGAAATTTCCGCGCCGGGACGTTGGCGATGGTGGTGGCGTATGCGGCCTTCTTCAGTGTGTCGCTGCTGATTCCGCAGTGGTTGCAGCGCGACATGGGCTACACGGCGATCTGGGCGGGCC
This genomic interval carries:
- the emrB gene encoding multidrug efflux MFS transporter permease subunit EmrB, whose translation is MSAQAPAAPGNPGAPAAPSAAAGFLPPSVALCTVGLAMASFMQVLDTTIANVSLPTIAGNLGASSQQATWVITSFAVSTAIALPLTGWLSRRFGERKLFVWATLAFVITSLLCGLAQSMGMLVLSRALQGFVAGPMYPITQSLLVSIYPREKRGQALALLAMITVVAPICGPILGGWITDNYSWEWIFLINVPLGIFAAMVVGSQLKGRPEHIEKPKMDYVGLITLVIGVGALQLVLDLGNDEDWFASTKIVVLACVAVVALAVFLIWELTDKDPIVDLKLFRHRNFRAGTLAMVVAYAAFFSVSLLIPQWLQRDMGYTAIWAGLATAPIGILPVIMTPFVGKYASRFDMRMIASFAFVFLSFTSFMRSDFNLQVDYAHVAGVQLIMGIGVALFFMPVLQILLSDLDGREIAAGSGLATFLRTLGGSFAASLTTWLWARRTQVHHADLTEHISAYQPGMQEQVAAMGQGNLQQGAAALNNMINHQASQMGFNDIFFLLGWIFLAIIAFLWLAKPPFGAGAGAASAGGH